The Echinicola jeungdonensis genome segment CCACTACATAAATGGTGTCCCTCAAAATGCCGAATTCTACTCCAATGCCATCAAATTCACCATCCAGTTGGGACTGGGCCAACTCTGCATCCTCTGCAGGGATATAGCTAGAATGGGGGTCCAGTTTTTCAAGCATTTTTTCGATACCATGTTCCACCAGTTCATTGGTGTCCACGCTATCTACATAATCCCGGTTAATGTAGGTGATGATTTCCTGAATTTTATAAATAGCCGATTTCAAATCATTATGGTCAGATTTGGGCTCTGCAAAAGTGGCCCCGATCCATATTCCAGCAGAGATAGCCAAAGCAAGGATGATGGGGAGTCTGATTTGGGATTTGCTGTTTTTTATTCCTTTCGCGCTCTCACGCAATCTATTTTTTTCTTCACTCACGATTAGCCTAATTTATTTATCAATTCACAAATTCAATTTGCCACAAATTCAAATATACAATTTAACATTGTTTTACACTATTTCGTTTTTGTAAACGTAATAAAATCAATTTAGGGGGCTAATCCCCGGAAATTAGCTTAAATTATTTTACTTTTGTCTAATATGTCAGAATCAGCTCACTTAAACAAACGGTCTATTGGTGACTTAGTTCGCGAAAACTATGTTTTTGCGGGTGTGTTACACTATTTTGGCATAAGTTTTTATAGATATGAGCAAAAATCCCTGGCAGAGGTTTGCCAGCAATTCAGGATCAATCCCCAACAGCTGATCCAAGAACTTGAAAACTGGGCAATGAGAAAAGAGCCCAGTTCTGAAGAGTTTTACCTTAGGCCCATAGAGGTTCTGGTGGCATACCTCAAAAAGAAGCACCATTTTTTTCTTCGCCATGAATTACCTTTTTTGTCCAGCATGATTGATGGTATTCCTGCTAATGGGGGCTATGCAGACTTGCTTTCAGATATGAAGTTGGTTTTTCCTCTTTTTGTGGATGATTTTATCCATCATATTCATGAAGAGGAAAGTACCCTTTTCAAACGGATAAAAATGTTGCAGGAGGTAGAAAACAACCAATACAGGTTGGATGAGGGATTGAAAATTTTGAGCCAACCTTCCATTGTTAATTTGGCTGAAGAACATGAAGTTCATGATGATGAGATGGAAGGAATCCGTAAACTAACCAATGGCTACATGCTAAGTGAAGAAGCTCCAATGGCAATTCAGGTGCTTTACCATGAATTGCAGCATTTTGAAAATGAGCTTGTCATCCACGCCAAAATTGAAAACGATTTGTTGTTCCCAAAGGCCATTGAACTTGAAAAAGAAGTAAAAAGGAAATTGACCAATAAAATTAGATTGAATTGATGGGAAGGGTTATTGCGATTGATTTGGGAACCAAAAGAACAGGAATCGCCGTTACAGACATATTAAAAATCACCGCTAATCCGCTTGAAACTATTCATTCCAAGGATTTATTATCCTACTTGGAAGATTATTTCCAAAAGGAAGAGGTGGAAACTATCGTCATTGGTCATCCCAAATCCATGGATGGGAAGGACACCAATATGACAAAACCTGCCCTAAAGCTTAAGAAGGATTTGGAAAAAAAATATGCGGACAAAAAAGTGGTTTTGGTGGATGAGAGGTTTACTTCCAAAATGGCCATGCAAAGCATGATTACCATGGGGAGTAAAAGGAAAGACAGAAAAGAAAAAGCCGGCAACCTGGACAAAATCAGTGCTGCCATCATATTACAAACCTATTTAGATCAACTATGATTTATCCGATCGTTGCATACGGAAATGCCATTTTAAAAAAGGAAGCTGAGGAAATAAAAGAAGGTGAAGCCTTGGAATCCATGATAGCTGATATGTTTGACACTATGGATAATGCCAGTGGAGTAGGCCTTGCCGCTCCACAGATCAACAAAGGTGTTCGATTGTTTGTCATTGACAGTAATCTGATGTTGGATGAAGACAATGAGGAAAAGGGAGTCAGAAGGGCGTTTATCAATCCCATCATTTTGGATGAGTATGGGGACGATTATAGTTTTGAGGAAGGCTGTCTAAGTATTCCAGATGTCAGGGCGGAAATTACCAGGCCCGAAACCTTGACCATCGAGTACTTTGATGAAAACTGGGAATTAAAGGAAGAGGAATTTTCCGGAATGACCGCCCGGGTTATCCAACATGAGTATGACCACCTGGAAGGAATTCTCTTTGTAGATTACCTTAAGGGCCTTCGCAAAAGAATGGTGAAAAGTAAGCTTCTCGATGTGAGCAAAGGCAAAATCCCCACGGATTACAGAATGATTTATCCCGTGAAATAATAAATCAAAAAAGAGGTTGATATGGCAGAGCATTAGGCTTTGCCATTTTTTTTCATTTAAATTGATCCTTATGCCTGACAATCTAAAGGTTACTTTAGTACAAACAGATATCTATTGGCAACAGAGGGAAGCTAACCTTGCCATGCTGGAGGAAAAACTTTGGATGCTGGAGGAGGAAGTGGACCTGATTATCCTCCCCGAAATGTTCCCTACAGGGTTTTCCATGGAAACAGAGAAGTTGGCAGAACCCATGAATTTTACAACAACCCGTTGGATGCAACAAATGGCCAAACAAAAACAAGCAGTTATAACAGGGAGCCTGATCATCAAAGAGGATAATAAATTTTTTAATAGATTGCTATGGGTGACTCCTGCTGGGGAAGTGAATCATTACGATAAAAGGCATCTTTTTAGAATGGCCCACGAGGATAATTATTTCAACATGGGGCTGGAGAATAACATTGTGGAATTAAAAGGATGGAAAATTCTGCCCCAGGTTTGTTACGATCTAAGGTTCCCGGTTTGGTCCAGAAATAAAAGTGATACCGACGGTAATATGGATTATGACCTGAGTTTTTTTATTGCCAGCTGGCCTGCAGCCAGGGTGGGAGCCTGGGACATTTTGCTGAAAGCTAGGGCCGTGGAAAATCTCTGCTATACCCTGGGAGTGAACAGGGTTGGCGAGGATGGGAATAATATCGCTTATTCTGGCCACTCTGCCGCATATGATTTTAAAGGGGAAACCATTGCTACAGCCAAAGAAAATGAAGAAATGGTTACCGTTGAATTGTCCTTTGAGGCTTTGTCCAGGTACAGGGAAAAGTTCCCAGCATGGAAAGATGCCGATCAATTTACATTAAGGACTAAGGATTAATTTTTGGGAGAAGATTTTTCCGTTAGCGGTCCTCAGCTGGATAAAGTAAATGCCATGGGGTAATCCTAAGGTGTCTATTTCTTTGGCTATCCCAGCTTCCAATGGGGTGAAAACCAAAAGCACCTGTCCGACTGTGTTGATGACCCTAAACGGCCCATCCATGTTGCTGAGGATTTTTGTGTTTCTCTTTGTTGGGTTTGGGAATAGATGGAAATTAGTCTCACTATCAAATGGTTGGCTGGAAGAGATGTCTTTAAGGTAAATCAATCCCCCAGCTGTATTGCCCAAAATTAAATCTGTTTTTCCATCAAAAGCATTTGGAATTGCACTGATCCAGGTATGCCTGCCAAACCTAGTTTCAGTTAATGATTCATCTTTTAATTTCAGGATTTGACTTTGTTTGGTAGCATTTGATTGGGTGAAATTGGGGATATAGGAGAGGATACCTTCTTGGTCTACAGCATACAGATTTAGTTGATTTCCTTTTCTAATCACTTTAACACTTAGATTTCTGCTGGCAGGATTGTCCCTGAAATCCAAATAACTTCTGTCCAAGAGGGTTAATTTCGGGGTTTTTCCGGTTTCAACTTGAAAACGGATCAACTCTCCGGTTTGACGGGCCAATAGGAGGTAATGGTTTTCTCCTTCAAGGTAATATTCAAAATGGTCTAGTATGCCCAAGGAAATTCCAGGGACGGAAATTTCTGTCAAATCATCCAAATTATCTCCGGAAAACCAGAAAAGTTTCCTTTTGGGAGCATGGTCTTCTGTTTCAACCCCTGATAAAAGGATTCCTTTACCGGGAGAAGGAATTTCAAGATATTGGAGTTCGGTCATATGCAAGGAGGAAAGGCTCAGGTAATCATTTTCCTCTAACTGAAGGCTTGCCTGGTTGAGATGGAAAAGACTGGCCTGTCCAACCGATTCACCTCCTACCAGATTATTGGTGGTAACGACCAATTCTCCAGTCAGGTGATTACCTTTAAAGTGTGGCCGACTGTTTTCTCCCAAATCAATCATTTGTTCTTGCAAAAAACGATCGGTGACCTCCTGCCAGGTGCCATTTTGGTTTTCCAGTTGAATAAGACTTTTCCGAAAATTAATTCCAGCTGAAATTGTGGTTGATGAAGTGTTGGAGGTGATGATCAGTTGATCCTGAATGCTATGAGCAACGTGATAAATGGGAAATTGCGGGAAATGGGCCAACCCTGGCAAGTTGGTATAGAAGGAATTGAAAATAGGAGTTTCATTGGTACCTGCATTGGGTAGAAAATAAAGGATATTGCATTCGTCCTGTCCCATGAGGAGATCCAATAAGCCATCTTTGTTAAAGTCTTTCAATAAAATGGAATGGCCTCCGAAGTGTTTTGTGGCCTGATTTTCGCTTTGGGACAATACTTTATTAATTGGGTCACCATCGCAGGTTTGACCAAAGGAGAAATATCCGCAGCCACAAAATTCAAAATTCCCCCAGCGCACCTTGGAAGGTGCAAAACCATCAATGTCTGCCTGACCTTTTCTTTCCATGCTGGTGTTTTTGAAATAATCCAGGTAATCACCTTCAGCATAATTGAAAGTCACCAGGTCAAGATCCCCATCTTCATCAATATCTTGGAGGGCAGGGATGTCCAGGTTATTTGCCTGGATGTTGGAGCCATTTTCCAAAGGCAAAAAATCCTGTGCAACTTTCCAGATAGGGTGTCCGTTTTCAATTCCGGCATTTTGGTAAGCTTTGATACCGAAGGGGCTGCTTGTAAAAAGATCATTAAGGCCGTCATTATCAAAATCCTTAAGGATTAGAAAGCCTTGAATATCTTCCGGAAAATAATGGGGCATTTCCGGAAGGTGTTTAAAGCTAGTTCCATCTTTTTCAAAGACCAAAATGTTCCTGGCATTAATATCCCAAAGCACCCATTCTTTCTTGCCATCCCCATTGGTATCCATTGTCTGAATTTGTGCGGAATTGATTCCACCAACAAAGGGCATGGAAGGTGCCCTCTTCTCCAATTGAGTTGGGATTTGGCCAAATTCGAAAAATTTTTGGGCATCCACAAAAAAAGGAAAAAGTAGCAGAAAGATTGACAAAAGTGGTTTCATAAGGAGAAATTGGGCATATAAAGGTTTGTACTGTAAAATTAACCGTAAGTTCTTGCCAAAAGATGCGTTGTAATGATTTATTTTGGGCTAAAATTTAAATCATTATGACGAATTTGGAATCCCTTTACCATTCATTTCTCAAATCAAGTGGCGTTTGTACCGATACCCGGAAGATCAGCATAGGGAATTTATTTTTTGCCTTAAAAGGCCCAAATTTCAATGCCAATACTTTTGCTTCCCAAGCATTGGAGGAAGGGGCCTTGGCAGTAGTAATTGATGAGAAAAATTATTTAATAGAAGGGGATGAAAGGTATTTCCTAGTGGATGATGCCCTGGAGGCTTTACAGCAATTGGCTAATTATCACAGGAAAAAACTAGATATTCCTTTTTTGGCAATTACAGGGAGCAATGGAAAGACCACTACCAAGGAATTGCTCAATGCTATTTTAAGCAAAAAATTCAATACAAAGGCTACTGTAGGAAACCTTAACAACCATATTGGAGTTCCTCTTACCCTTTTGTCCATGGATGAGAAAACTGAGTTTGCCATTGTGGAAATGGGAGCCAATAAAATAGGGGATATCCAGGAGCTTTGTGAAATTGCTGCACCGACTCATGGCCTAATTACCAATATTGGAAGAGCTCATTTAGAGGGATTTGGCAGTTTTGAAGGCGTTTTAAGGGCCAAAACAGAACTTTATCATTACCTGATTAGCAAGGGGGGAACCATTTTTGTCAACAGCCAAAATCAAATTTTGGCCAATATGATCAAGCGGATGAATGACCCGGTGCTATATCCTGCAAAAGGAGATTTTTATCAATGTGAATTTGTGGAAGCCAATCCTTTTGTGAAATTCCGTACCGCAGACGGAAAGGAACATACAACCAATATGTTGGGGGCATACAATTTTGATAATATAGCCACTGCTTTAGCCGTAGGTGTTTATTTTGGGGTAGATGAGCCGGTGGCCATACAGTCAGTGAGTCAATATGTTCCTGGAAATATGCGCTCCCAACTGATCGAAAAGGGCAGTAATTTAATCATTCTGGATGCTTATAATGCCAATCCAAGCAGTATGGAGCAAGCCATTAGGACTTTTGGGGAGATGACTGGCAAAAAGCATAAAATGGCCATTTTGGGAGATATGTTTGAGCTGGGAGATTCCGCAGTGGAAGAACACAAAAAATTGGGAGAATGGGTCAATTCCTACGAAATCGATAAGGTTTGTTTCACTGGGGAGATGGTCCAAAATGCCCTTCTTAAAGCTCCACGAGCACTTTATTTTCCAGACCCTTTTAGCCTAAGAAACTGGCTGGCCGACTCCCAACTGGAAGATTACCTTATTTTGATCAAAGGAAGTAGAGGAATGAAGTTGGAAGGCTTGGTGGATTATATTTAGGCGTTGGGAAGTTGAAAAGTTTTAAGGTTGTTTATGGGGAGTTCCAAATTTTTACATGTAGTTATAATTATGACTGTTAATTTTTTATAACCTAAAAATGGGAGAAATAAATAGCCTCATTTCTGTGGCATATTATTTTTTTGCCTTTATTTAAATAAGATGATCACGCCTTTTGAGTCAATCCATAAAAAAAGTGAGACAATATTAAAAATTATAAAAGGAAACCGGTGGCTTCGGCTCTGCCCAGCCACCGGAACTAATTCTGTCCAGTTACCCCAATTTTCCTTTTTAACCATTAACTCATCTCAATTAGCTGAAATTTTTCTCCGGCCTGATTTTCCCCTTCTCTTCTTGGTACCAACAAAAAGGCCTCGGTTTGGGATAAGCTGAAAAGGTCTCCGGATCCATTGTTTTTGATAGGCATGGCTTCTCCATTTTTCTTGTTGATTTGGACGGGAACAAATTGGGAAATTTTAGGATTCCCTGGCAATGATTTCCCTAAAGTGCATACATTAAATTGGAGTTTTTCTCCCAGAGATTGGTGAAGCCATTGTCTGAAATAAAACTGATACCCCACATAGGTAGCTAATGGGTTGCCGGGAAAGGCAAATACTTTACTGTTCAATTCCTTGTGAAATCCAAACCAAAAGGGTTTTCCTGGCTTTTGGGCTACACGGTGGAAGGATTTTTGCACCCCCAAATCATCCAAAACTTCTGGGATCATGTCATACTTTCCTTTGGAAACTCCACCACTCAGGAGAAGTACATCGAAATCTTTTAAAAGCCCTTTAAGTTTATCTTCCAGTTCAGTTTTGTCATCTGTGATATGAAACATTTCCGGCTTTATGCCATCTTTCATCAATCCCGCCCAGAGGGAATAAACATTGGATTTCCTGATTTGGTGTTCTTGTGGTGTTTCATCTACATTGACCAGTTCATCACCAGTGGAAATGATGGCCACATCGGGCAAATTGGACACTTTTACTGTGATTTTCCCCACCGTAGCGAGAACCCCGATATCTGCAGCATTGATCTTTTTACCATTGGCAATGATCTTTTCCCCTTGCCTGGAATCACTTCCCCGGTAATGGATATTTCTTTTGGCAATTTTTTCCAAGTTGATTTTGGCTTGGCCATCTTGAATTTCCACCTCTTCATAAGGAATAACCGTATCGGCATTTTTGGGCATGATAGCACCGGTCATGACCTCGATACAATGTTTGCGGTTCTCCAAGGTCATTTGGGGAAGGCCAGCAGCTTGAATGCCTTGAATAGGATAGGAGCCAAGTGGTTGATTTTCCAAATCGCCTAATTGTATAGCTATACCATCCATGGTCACCCGGTCAAAGGGAGGGGCGTCCCGGTCCGTATGAATGTCCTCAGCAAGAAAGCGCCCCACTGATTCCATTAAAGGCACTTTTTCCTGTCCATAGTTTTGGGAGGATTCTAAAACTTGAGATAAGGCTTCTTGAATATCGATCATGGTGGTTATTTCTTTCTCTTTTTAAATTGTTAGTGATTTTTTCAGTAGCTTAATAGTCTGCCTAATTTATGGCCTACTGACAACTGTACACAGCCGATTTATACTAAAGACTTGCTCATGTTTCATTTACAGGTAAATAAAAACAGGTCTTTTTATTACTTTAGGTTTTTTCAATGAAGGGATAAAAGTAACTTTTCACTTTCCATTTATGAAGGGTTTATAAACTAAAAATGCGGAATTGTAATCATGCACGTATTGAAAATGTTCATTGGATTCACTTTTTCCAAAAATCCACTAATCCGAATAATAAGCTTTAGTTCAAGTTGCCAAAGACCCATGAACTATATAACTAATGGGATATTGTTTAAAATTTGCCTAGGATCAAGTTAGGTTAATTAAAGTATCGTCTCTCTAAGGTGATTAATTCCTCCCTTCAGGTTGTAAAGGTCAAATTGAGGGGATAACTCCTCCAAAATCTGTCCAGCAAGTTGACTCCTTTTTCCTGCCTGGCAAACCAGGACTACGGGCAATACTGTGTTGATTTCCTGGTGCCGTTTCTCTAATTGGTCTAAGGGTATGTTTTTCCCCTTCTCAAAGGGATCCTGGGAAGCTTCCTGCATGCTTCTGACATCAATGATTTCTATGGGTTTACCTTCCAAAATCCAATCCTGATAGGTATGTGGGTCTAAGTTTTTTATACCAGGTGAATTACAAACAGGTTGCCGATAACTTTCTTTAAGCTGGGTGATCTGGTGATTTTGCGGAAAGTTGGGGACCCCTATTTTGTGGTGGGACTGAGAAAGGATGTCAATAATCAGTAATTTCCCGCTAAGGGTTTCTCCAATTCCTGTGATGACCTTTACAGCTTCTATGGCTTGATAGGTCCCTATCAAACCCGGAAGCACACCCAACACCCCGTTTTCATCACAATTGGGAATGGTTTGCGTATTGTTGGATTCTGGAAATAGGCAACGGTAAGTCGGGCCATTTTTATAATTCAAAACACTGACCTGACCTTCAAAATTATGAAGTGCTCCATAAATAAATGGTTTGTCCAGGATCACACAAGCATCATTGACCAAATAACGGGTGCCAAAATTATCTGAAGCGTCTATTATCAAATCATATTTTGAAATAATTTCCAGGGCATTGTCGACTGTCAGAAACTTCCTGTGGTTGATCCAATTAGTCTCTGGGTTTTGTTTTTGGAGATGGTGGATAAGGGTTTGTGATTTTGGTTGGCCAATATCATTTGGAGTGTATAGGGTTTGTCGGGGAAGATTACTTTCCTCGATGAGGTCCCCATCCACCAAGCCAATGGTACCTACGCCAATGCTATTAAGGTACTGGGCGGCAGGGGTGCCCAGGCCACCTGCACCAATGATCAGAACCTTTCCTTGGGCCAGCTTTTCCTGGCCTTCGTGTCCAAATCCTTTTAGTTTATGGTGTTTTTCGTACCTTCTTGAAGGCATTAGTGAGAAATTCTAGATTTGGCTAATTTATAATCTTCTGGATAATTGGCATTGAACAATTCCAGGTCATTTTCAGGGAATATCTGCTTGATGTCCTCATTCATCAAAAATTTTCTTGGGCAACTTTTTCCGGTTTCCCTGATGAATTTTTCTGCGGCTTTTAACCCTTTTTGTTCCCATATGGCGATCAAAGGTTCTGGCATTTCGGATTCTCTGGTAGCATAAACAGTTGCCAATTTATTAGGGTCTCTATTTTCCACCAGTTTTTTGATGGTGTCTTCATGGACATGGGGCAAATCAACAGCAACTACCAGCCAGGAGGCCTCTGGATATACGTGGTGGGCGGAAAGGATACCATTTAGTGGCCCTTTGTACAAAGCATTGTCGGTGATAACATCCAATCCTGACTTGGTAATATGGGTTTGGTCGCCCCGACAGCTTACAAAAGTTCTGGGACAAAATTCCCGGATAGTGTGATATAAATAGGTTCTATGGTTGGTCCGGTAATATTGTAATTCACTTTTGTCCTGGCCCATTCTACTGCTTTTTCCTCCGGCCAGTACCAATCCATAAAGATTATCTGTTAAATGCATTTTTACCTCCTTCTTTTGCCATTAATTTTGTTTCACTAATAATTATATCATGGGAAAGTGCCTTACACATGTCGTAAACTGTCAGTGCAGCCACACTTGCAGCCGTTAGGGCTTCCATTTCTACACCTGTCTTGCCTTCACATTTAACCCTTGATTCGATTTTCAAATGATTTTCTTCCGGGAAAATGTCAATTTGAATTTTGCTTAAGGGTAAGGGGTGGCATAGTGGTATTAGGTCTGAGGTTCTCTTGGCCGCCATTGTTCCTGCAATGATGGCTGTCTGTAATATACTTCCCTTGGGACCAAGAAATTGATCGCTACTAAGGGATTGGAAAACTTCTTCGGGAAACTTGATGACCGATTGGGCAGTGGCGGTTCTTTGGGTGACATTTTTAGCAGAAACGTCCACCATTTTGGCTTTGCCATCCTGGTCCACATGAGAAAGTTTTTGGCTGGGTTCTTTCATCCTCCTATGAGTGTCATGGATTTTTTTGTCAAAGATTGTTGTTCTGCTTCAAACCCGTCTTTAGGACGGGTTTGCATGGCTGTTTGAATACCGAATTTTAATCCGTTGGCGTTTTTATAGTTTCCTAACAGGGATTTAAGGTCAATGGTTTCAGCCGAATACAAACATGTTTGCATTTCTCCTTTGGCAGAAACCCTGACCCGGTTACAGGTCCCGCAAAATGTACGGGAGTAAGAAGCAATTATCCCAAAGGATCCTTTGGCTCCTTTTAACCGGTAGTTGACAGAGGTGGAGCTCATTGGGGCAGGAAGTCTTTCCAGTTCTGAAAATTCGGATTTGATATGTTCCATTATGGCCACATGATCCCATTTCAGTTCCTGGAATCCGTCAGATTCACCGTTAAAGGGCATTTCCTCCAAAAAGCGGACCGCAATATTATGATCATGGGCAAAATGGATAAAAGGGATAATATCATCTATATTTTTCCTATCCATGACCACACAATTGATTTTGACATTAAAACCCTCATCGATCATTCGATGAATGTTTTCCATGATGGTGTCAAAATAATCTCTTCTGGTAATATGATTAAACCGGGCTTTGTCCAAGCTGTCTAAGCTGACATTAATACTGGTAATGTTCAGTTTTTTCAACAATGGAATATGCTTCCCGATTAACGTGGCATTGGTGGTGATGGAGATTTCTTCCAATCCTGGCAATTCTGCCAACCTTTCAAGAAATGGCATCAGGCCTTTTCTTACAAATGGCTCTCCTCCGGTAATCCGGATCTTATTGACGCCCATATCCACAAAGGATTTGGCCAATCTCCACATTTCCTCCCAGGTCAACAATTCGTTTTTATGGGCGAAGGCAACACCTTCTTCAGGCATGCAATATTGACACCGCAGGTTGCAGTTATCCGTAACGGATAGGCGCAGGTAATTGATTTTTCTTCCGTGGTTGTCGACAAGCATTGCGTGTATTTTACGGGTGAGCGTTGATCCAAGAGCTATGGTCTTGGTAAGTTTCTTTTTTCCAAATGGGAACAACCTCTTTGAGCCTGTCGATAAGATACCGAGAGGCTTGAAATGCTGCGTCCCTATGGGCTGAGGATGCACCGACAAAAACAACAGGGTCGGTGATTTTTTTCATCCCTACTGCATGGATAAGGACGACCTTGTTTAGAGGCCATTTGGATCCGGCCTCCTGGGCCAATTCTTCTAATTTTAAAATGGCCATTTTTTCATAAGCTTCAAAAAAAAGGTTGCTTACCTCTTTTTCATTGTTAAGGTCTCTTACCGTACCGATAAAAGTACAAATTCCCCCGCTTTTTGGGTCTATCAAATTCTCATATCCTTCCTGAATGTTGATTTCGGGGGTGATGGCAATATGGCTTTCCATGCTATTGTTTTTTAACCTCCGCTTACTGGAGGAATCAATGCTACTTCGTCGTGTTTATTGACAATGGTTTCTTCACTGGCATAAAACAAATTTACTGAAATGGCCAAAGAGGGCAGGTTGATCAGATCCGGGTACTTTTGGTAAAGCAGGCTTTTAAGATCCTTGACCTTTACAAATGTTTCTTCCATAGGAAATTCAATTTGAGAAGCTCCTGTGATGTCTTTGGCAATTCCGAAAGCGTTAATCTTCATAATCGCTATTTGATTAAATTGTCAATATTTCT includes the following:
- a CDS encoding hemerythrin HHE cation-binding protein, yielding MSESAHLNKRSIGDLVRENYVFAGVLHYFGISFYRYEQKSLAEVCQQFRINPQQLIQELENWAMRKEPSSEEFYLRPIEVLVAYLKKKHHFFLRHELPFLSSMIDGIPANGGYADLLSDMKLVFPLFVDDFIHHIHEEESTLFKRIKMLQEVENNQYRLDEGLKILSQPSIVNLAEEHEVHDDEMEGIRKLTNGYMLSEEAPMAIQVLYHELQHFENELVIHAKIENDLLFPKAIELEKEVKRKLTNKIRLN
- the ruvX gene encoding Holliday junction resolvase RuvX, producing the protein MGRVIAIDLGTKRTGIAVTDILKITANPLETIHSKDLLSYLEDYFQKEEVETIVIGHPKSMDGKDTNMTKPALKLKKDLEKKYADKKVVLVDERFTSKMAMQSMITMGSKRKDRKEKAGNLDKISAAIILQTYLDQL
- the def gene encoding peptide deformylase: MIYPIVAYGNAILKKEAEEIKEGEALESMIADMFDTMDNASGVGLAAPQINKGVRLFVIDSNLMLDEDNEEKGVRRAFINPIILDEYGDDYSFEEGCLSIPDVRAEITRPETLTIEYFDENWELKEEEFSGMTARVIQHEYDHLEGILFVDYLKGLRKRMVKSKLLDVSKGKIPTDYRMIYPVK
- a CDS encoding amidohydrolase codes for the protein MPDNLKVTLVQTDIYWQQREANLAMLEEKLWMLEEEVDLIILPEMFPTGFSMETEKLAEPMNFTTTRWMQQMAKQKQAVITGSLIIKEDNKFFNRLLWVTPAGEVNHYDKRHLFRMAHEDNYFNMGLENNIVELKGWKILPQVCYDLRFPVWSRNKSDTDGNMDYDLSFFIASWPAARVGAWDILLKARAVENLCYTLGVNRVGEDGNNIAYSGHSAAYDFKGETIATAKENEEMVTVELSFEALSRYREKFPAWKDADQFTLRTKD
- a CDS encoding T9SS type A sorting domain-containing protein, producing the protein MEKRAPSMPFVGGINSAQIQTMDTNGDGKKEWVLWDINARNILVFEKDGTSFKHLPEMPHYFPEDIQGFLILKDFDNDGLNDLFTSSPFGIKAYQNAGIENGHPIWKVAQDFLPLENGSNIQANNLDIPALQDIDEDGDLDLVTFNYAEGDYLDYFKNTSMERKGQADIDGFAPSKVRWGNFEFCGCGYFSFGQTCDGDPINKVLSQSENQATKHFGGHSILLKDFNKDGLLDLLMGQDECNILYFLPNAGTNETPIFNSFYTNLPGLAHFPQFPIYHVAHSIQDQLIITSNTSSTTISAGINFRKSLIQLENQNGTWQEVTDRFLQEQMIDLGENSRPHFKGNHLTGELVVTTNNLVGGESVGQASLFHLNQASLQLEENDYLSLSSLHMTELQYLEIPSPGKGILLSGVETEDHAPKRKLFWFSGDNLDDLTEISVPGISLGILDHFEYYLEGENHYLLLARQTGELIRFQVETGKTPKLTLLDRSYLDFRDNPASRNLSVKVIRKGNQLNLYAVDQEGILSYIPNFTQSNATKQSQILKLKDESLTETRFGRHTWISAIPNAFDGKTDLILGNTAGGLIYLKDISSSQPFDSETNFHLFPNPTKRNTKILSNMDGPFRVINTVGQVLLVFTPLEAGIAKEIDTLGLPHGIYFIQLRTANGKIFSQKLILSP
- a CDS encoding UDP-N-acetylmuramoyl-tripeptide--D-alanyl-D-alanine ligase — protein: MTNLESLYHSFLKSSGVCTDTRKISIGNLFFALKGPNFNANTFASQALEEGALAVVIDEKNYLIEGDERYFLVDDALEALQQLANYHRKKLDIPFLAITGSNGKTTTKELLNAILSKKFNTKATVGNLNNHIGVPLTLLSMDEKTEFAIVEMGANKIGDIQELCEIAAPTHGLITNIGRAHLEGFGSFEGVLRAKTELYHYLISKGGTIFVNSQNQILANMIKRMNDPVLYPAKGDFYQCEFVEANPFVKFRTADGKEHTTNMLGAYNFDNIATALAVGVYFGVDEPVAIQSVSQYVPGNMRSQLIEKGSNLIILDAYNANPSSMEQAIRTFGEMTGKKHKMAILGDMFELGDSAVEEHKKLGEWVNSYEIDKVCFTGEMVQNALLKAPRALYFPDPFSLRNWLADSQLEDYLILIKGSRGMKLEGLVDYI
- a CDS encoding molybdopterin molybdotransferase MoeA, with protein sequence MIDIQEALSQVLESSQNYGQEKVPLMESVGRFLAEDIHTDRDAPPFDRVTMDGIAIQLGDLENQPLGSYPIQGIQAAGLPQMTLENRKHCIEVMTGAIMPKNADTVIPYEEVEIQDGQAKINLEKIAKRNIHYRGSDSRQGEKIIANGKKINAADIGVLATVGKITVKVSNLPDVAIISTGDELVNVDETPQEHQIRKSNVYSLWAGLMKDGIKPEMFHITDDKTELEDKLKGLLKDFDVLLLSGGVSKGKYDMIPEVLDDLGVQKSFHRVAQKPGKPFWFGFHKELNSKVFAFPGNPLATYVGYQFYFRQWLHQSLGEKLQFNVCTLGKSLPGNPKISQFVPVQINKKNGEAMPIKNNGSGDLFSLSQTEAFLLVPRREGENQAGEKFQLIEMS
- a CDS encoding HesA/MoeB/ThiF family protein, producing MPSRRYEKHHKLKGFGHEGQEKLAQGKVLIIGAGGLGTPAAQYLNSIGVGTIGLVDGDLIEESNLPRQTLYTPNDIGQPKSQTLIHHLQKQNPETNWINHRKFLTVDNALEIISKYDLIIDASDNFGTRYLVNDACVILDKPFIYGALHNFEGQVSVLNYKNGPTYRCLFPESNNTQTIPNCDENGVLGVLPGLIGTYQAIEAVKVITGIGETLSGKLLIIDILSQSHHKIGVPNFPQNHQITQLKESYRQPVCNSPGIKNLDPHTYQDWILEGKPIEIIDVRSMQEASQDPFEKGKNIPLDQLEKRHQEINTVLPVVLVCQAGKRSQLAGQILEELSPQFDLYNLKGGINHLRETIL
- a CDS encoding NTP transferase domain-containing protein, which produces MHLTDNLYGLVLAGGKSSRMGQDKSELQYYRTNHRTYLYHTIREFCPRTFVSCRGDQTHITKSGLDVITDNALYKGPLNGILSAHHVYPEASWLVVAVDLPHVHEDTIKKLVENRDPNKLATVYATRESEMPEPLIAIWEQKGLKAAEKFIRETGKSCPRKFLMNEDIKQIFPENDLELFNANYPEDYKLAKSRISH
- the moaC gene encoding cyclic pyranopterin monophosphate synthase MoaC, giving the protein MKEPSQKLSHVDQDGKAKMVDVSAKNVTQRTATAQSVIKFPEEVFQSLSSDQFLGPKGSILQTAIIAGTMAAKRTSDLIPLCHPLPLSKIQIDIFPEENHLKIESRVKCEGKTGVEMEALTAASVAALTVYDMCKALSHDIIISETKLMAKEGGKNAFNR